A stretch of DNA from Saccharospirillum mangrovi:
TTGCTGTTGACCGTCGTCGGTTACGCCAGCCTCGGGGCCGGCGGTTTGCAGCGCTTAACGCTGGTGAAACCCATCCTGCCGATTCTGGCGCTGATCCTGATTTTCCAGACCTGGACCCAAGGCTGGGCCGCCGGCCTGGTGTTGCTGCAACGCCTGCTGATTCTGGTGTTGCTCGCGAATCTGGTGACGCTGACCACTTCGATGGACGCCATGATGGCGGCGGTGATGCCGCTGTTGCGTCCACTGCGCTGGGTTGGCATCGCGCCGCATCGTATTGCCTTTGCCGTGGCGCTGCTGGTGCGCTTTGTGCCGGTGTTGATGGCGCTGACCGCCAGTTTGCTCGACGCCTGGCGCACCCGGGGCGGCGGCCGTCAGCAATGGCGTCTGGCGGTGCCGTTGTTGATCAACGCCATCCGCATGTCCGATCACATCGCCGAAGCGCTCGCTGCGCGCGGCGGCATTCCGAACGATTCAAAACGATAAACGGAGAACAACGATGAAAGAGCACGCTTTAAACGATCAACGTCTGGTGCAAATCGCACTCTACGCCGCCCTGATTGCCGCCCTGGGATTGATCCCGCCGGTGCCGTTTTTATCTGGCATTCCGATCACCGCTCAATCGCTCGGCGTGATGCTCGCCGGTGTGATGCTTGGCCCGGTGCGCGGTTTTCTGGCGGTAGTGTTGCTGTTGTTTGTTGTCGCTATGGGCGCGCCCTTGCTGGCCGGTGGCCGGGGTGGGTTGGCAGTCTTTGTCGGCCCGACAGCCGGTTTTGCCATCGGCTGGGCGTTCGCGGCCCTGGCGACGGGCTGGGTGACGCAACAATTGCAACGCCTGAACCTGGCGCTAGCGGCCGGCATCGGCGCTTTTGTGGGCGGCATCGTCGTGTTGTACGTCTTCGGTATTGCCGGCTTTATGTTGGTGACCGGTAACGGCTTGGTGCGTTCGACGCAGATAATGGCGGTCTACATTCCCGGCGATCTGGTCAAGGTGGTGATCACGGGTTTGGTGGCGCAGGCGGTGTATAAAGGCTTGCCGGGTGCGGTGGCGACTCGGACTGCTTGAAGGCATTTGCGTCGGGCGATGGCGATTCACGATCACCCGACGCGCCTGGAGATGTTACTGATACGCCTCAATCGGCGGGCAGGAACACATCAGATTGCGGTCACCGTGGACGTTATCGACGCGGTTGACCGCCGGCCAGAACTTGGCGGCTTTGACTGCTGCGTTCGGGAACACACCCAGCTCACGCGGGTAAGGCCGCGTCCATTCGCCGACCAGATCGGCCTGTGAATGGGGCGCATGGCGCAGCGGGCTTTCATCGGCCGCCCATTCGCCGCTGGCAACGCGGGCGATTTCGGCGCGGATGCCACGCATGGCGTCGATGAAGCGGTCCAGCTCAGCTTTCGATTCCGATTCGGTCGGCTCGATCATCAGCGTGCCCGGTACCGGGAACGACATGGTCGGCGCGTGGAAACCGTAGTCCATCAGTCGCTTGGCGACGTCTTCTTCGCTGATGCCGGTGTCGGCTTTCAGCGGTCGCAAATCAAGAATGCATTCGTGCGCGACACGGCCCTCGGTGCCGCGATACAGCACCGGGAAATCGTCTTTCAGCGCTTCGGCCAGATAGTTGGCACCGAGAATGGCGACTTCGGTGCTGGCTTTCAGGCCGTCGCGGCCGAGCATGCGGTTGTACATCCAGGTGATCGGCAGAATGCCGGCAGAACCAAAAGCCGCCGCTGAGACCGCGCCTTCAGACTCTTCTCCATGGCCCGGCAGGTACGGCGCCAGATGCGCTTTCACACCGATCGGACCCATGCCGGGGCCGCCACCGCCGTGCGGAATGGCGAAGGTTTTGTGCAGGTTCAGGTGCGACACATCGGCGCCGACTTTACCCGGCTGCATCAAACCAACCTGAGCGTTCAGGTTGGCGCCGTCCAGATACACCTGGCCGCCGTGGCGGTGAATGGTGTCGCACAGTTGTTTCAAACCTTCTTCGAACACGCCGTGGGTGGACGGGTAGGTGATCATGCAGGCGGCGAGTTTGTCGCCGGCTTGCTCGGCTTTGGCGGCCAGATCGTCCAGATCGACGTTGCCGTTGTCGTCGCATTTGACGATGACGACATCCAGGCCCATCAGGGCCGCTGAAGCCGGGTTGGTGCCGTGGGCCGAGGCCGGAATCAAGCACAAAGTGCGCTGTGCATCGCCGTTGGCTTCGTGGTAACGGCGAATCGCCAGCAGGCCGGCGTACTCGCCTTGCGCGCCGGAGTTCGGTTGCATCGACAGGGCGTCGTAGCCGGTGACGGCCAACAATTGCGTTTCCAGATCGTTGACCAGTTGGCGGTAACCCGCCGCCTGATCGGCCGGCGCAAATGGGTGCAGATTGGCGAATTGCGGCCAGCTGACCGGCTGCATTTCGGCGGCGGCGTTCAGTTTCATGGTGCAGGAGCCGAGCGGAATCATACCGTGCACCAATGAATAGTCGCGGCTTTCCAGACGTTTGATGTAGCGCAACAACTCGGTTTCGCTGTGGTAGCGGTTGAATACTGGGTGCGTCAGTACGGCGTCGCTGCGGCGCAGACTGGCGGGCAGGGCCGGTTTCGGGCTGGCAACGACAGCGGCGTCGAGTTCGGTGATATCCAGGCCGTGATTGTCGCCCAGCAACACCGTGAACAGCCGTTCAACATCGGCCACGGTGGTGGTTTCGTCCAGGCTGATACCGACGCGGCCGTCGCTGAAACGGCGCAGGTTGCAGCCGGCGGCGACGGCGCGGTCGTGCACGCTGGCGTCGAAATTAAACGTCAGCGTATCGAAGCAGTGGTCGGCCAGTTCAACACCGTTACGACGCAAACCTTCGGCCAGAATGGCGGTTAAACGATGGGTGCGTTCGGCAATGGTGCGCAGGCCGTTCGGGCCGTGATAGACGGCGTAGAACGAGGCCAAATTCGCCAACAGCGCCTGGGCGGTACAGATGTTCGACGTCGCTTTTTCGCGGCGGATGTGTTGCTCGCGGGTCTGCATCGCCATGCGCAGCGCCGGGCCGCCTTTGGCATCAACCGAGACGCCGATGATGCGGCCGGGCACTTGGCGTTTGTGTTCGTCGCGCACGGCAAAAAAGGCCGCGTGCGGGCCGCCATAACCGAGCGGTACACCGAAGCGCTGAGCGCTGCCAAAAGCGATGTCGGCGCCCAGTTCGCCGGGCGAACGAAGCAGCATCAGTGCCAGTAAGTCGGTGGCAACAGCGGTTACCGCGCCGGCGGTTTTGGCCGCTTCGATGTGGGCCTGGATATCGCCAATGGCACCGCTGGAACCGGGGTAGCTGAACAGCGCGCCGAAGACGTCGTGTTCGCCGACGCTTGCCGCCGGTGCGACGATCAACTCGATGCCCAGATATTTGGCGCGAGTGCGCAACACCGCTAGCGTTTGCGGGTGGGTGTCGGCGTCGACAAAGAATTGCGTGCTTTTGCTTTTGCGATTAACGCGCTGGCACAGCGTTAAAGCTTCGGCAGCGGCCGTGGCTTCGTCGAGCAGCGAAGCATTGGCCAGATCCAGTCCGGTCAGGTCCATCACCACTTGTTGGAAGTTCAACAAGGCTTCCAGACGGCCCTGGCTGATTTCCGGCTGGTACGGTGTGTAAGCGGTGTACCAGGCCGGGTTTTCCAGCACGTTGCGGGCAATCGCCGCGGGAATATGAGTGCCGTAATAACCCTGGCCGATGTGGCTGGTCAGAACGGTATTCTGGCTGGCAATTTGCGCCAGTTCGGCCAGAGCCTCGGTTTCGCTGCGACCG
This window harbors:
- a CDS encoding energy-coupling factor transporter transmembrane component T family protein — translated: MISLYIAGRSPLHRLPAGIKLTALMAISIALYPIDQPLWLLPVLLLTVVGYASLGAGGLQRLTLVKPILPILALILIFQTWTQGWAAGLVLLQRLLILVLLANLVTLTTSMDAMMAAVMPLLRPLRWVGIAPHRIAFAVALLVRFVPVLMALTASLLDAWRTRGGGRQQWRLAVPLLINAIRMSDHIAEALAARGGIPNDSKR
- the gcvP gene encoding aminomethyl-transferring glycine dehydrogenase encodes the protein MTASSLHQQPLTALADAGFAPRHLGPNTDDQTAMLATLGLNSLADLIGQTVPASLRMDGPLALDAGRSETEALAELAQIASQNTVLTSHIGQGYYGTHIPAAIARNVLENPAWYTAYTPYQPEISQGRLEALLNFQQVVMDLTGLDLANASLLDEATAAAEALTLCQRVNRKSKSTQFFVDADTHPQTLAVLRTRAKYLGIELIVAPAASVGEHDVFGALFSYPGSSGAIGDIQAHIEAAKTAGAVTAVATDLLALMLLRSPGELGADIAFGSAQRFGVPLGYGGPHAAFFAVRDEHKRQVPGRIIGVSVDAKGGPALRMAMQTREQHIRREKATSNICTAQALLANLASFYAVYHGPNGLRTIAERTHRLTAILAEGLRRNGVELADHCFDTLTFNFDASVHDRAVAAGCNLRRFSDGRVGISLDETTTVADVERLFTVLLGDNHGLDITELDAAVVASPKPALPASLRRSDAVLTHPVFNRYHSETELLRYIKRLESRDYSLVHGMIPLGSCTMKLNAAAEMQPVSWPQFANLHPFAPADQAAGYRQLVNDLETQLLAVTGYDALSMQPNSGAQGEYAGLLAIRRYHEANGDAQRTLCLIPASAHGTNPASAALMGLDVVIVKCDDNGNVDLDDLAAKAEQAGDKLAACMITYPSTHGVFEEGLKQLCDTIHRHGGQVYLDGANLNAQVGLMQPGKVGADVSHLNLHKTFAIPHGGGGPGMGPIGVKAHLAPYLPGHGEESEGAVSAAAFGSAGILPITWMYNRMLGRDGLKASTEVAILGANYLAEALKDDFPVLYRGTEGRVAHECILDLRPLKADTGISEEDVAKRLMDYGFHAPTMSFPVPGTLMIEPTESESKAELDRFIDAMRGIRAEIARVASGEWAADESPLRHAPHSQADLVGEWTRPYPRELGVFPNAAVKAAKFWPAVNRVDNVHGDRNLMCSCPPIEAYQ
- a CDS encoding biotin transporter BioY; this translates as MKEHALNDQRLVQIALYAALIAALGLIPPVPFLSGIPITAQSLGVMLAGVMLGPVRGFLAVVLLLFVVAMGAPLLAGGRGGLAVFVGPTAGFAIGWAFAALATGWVTQQLQRLNLALAAGIGAFVGGIVVLYVFGIAGFMLVTGNGLVRSTQIMAVYIPGDLVKVVITGLVAQAVYKGLPGAVATRTA